A segment of the Gossypium hirsutum isolate 1008001.06 chromosome D10, Gossypium_hirsutum_v2.1, whole genome shotgun sequence genome:
GCTGGCTGACCCTCGACATCCGGTAAGGCTTATTTTATGCTTGTTAGAGATGTTCCTCATCAGAGGAGCTAAATAGTAAATACAAATAAGATTTGATTAGTTACACGTAACAGTCATCCAATTGCCAGTGTTTTACTAGTTCCGGATTCGGTCCATTTTTGTGATATTATGATGCTTGTGTTATCCTCTGCTTCTCGTAATCAAAATCTTGTTTATACTCTGGACATCACCCTTTCCGAAAATTGAACCCTTCATCAATAATTGAAGCACATATTCTTTTACTTTAAACTGCTGCCTTATTTGAAGTACATAATTTCTATAATTGGATTGACAATTTCCTTGAAGAAAAGCTATATTTCCTTGGGACTGTAGTAGAGCATAATATCACATGAATCTCATAAAATGATTCTATGCCTTTTCTACTATACTTTGGGTTTTGCAGGCGGAGTCGAAGAGCGGCTCAAATGAATCGGTTTTAAAGGTTGCTTTAGATCATGGAAAGGCCTCAGGTGTTATAaagccacatgaccgtgtggtggTTTGCCAGAAGCTGGGTGATGCATCAGTGGTAAAGATCCTTGAACTTGAAGATTAGAAGCTAATATGTGGATGAGAAGTTTTGCATAACCTAAAACCCTAAGCATAGCATGGATGAAATAAACCGTATCTGTACATGTATTCTTAAACTATCCATGCTATTTTTGTGTAAACGGATTTTGCGTCTTGTAAGAAAAACAGATCAGATATTTGCGGAGGTTACTAAAAAGTGgtcatgaaattttattttacttttacttACTATGGCATatctaaaaaatttatataaataaatatatttataaacaaaagataaaaacaccttaaaaataatatttattactttaatcAATAATTGAATTGTGTTCGGTTAACTTAAATCTAACATTACCAACAAGTGCTGGTGCAGCAATAAGCTATATTGTATTCTTAAAAGGAAAAACACGAACACCGAAATATATGAGTTTTTCACCTTAAAAAAGTTACATCTGATTTTGGTGGTGGGGGAATATCCTGAAATACATTACAGGACCAAGCATAGGGACAATAAATAATCTTTTCCACACATCCATCAGCAGGGTTATACCCCAAAGTAACGGCAGCATCAAAAGCTCGGATTCTACGAACCACCCAACCAACAGACAAAATATGATTGAGTAAAGGCTTTCAGACACCAACATAATGAAAGCACTTGTACCAAAAACCACTTGGAGAAGGGCaatggtgaaaatgaaaattatcaCAAACACACGAATTTAGAGCATAGAAACAAGGCGAACTGGTGATTGATTCCCAATGAGaagttttcccaaaaatcacCATGGCTTTAAAAGCAGTAGTGCTAACCAAAACTAACATTATCAGTACTGCATTGATCTTATCCAtgattgaaaatgaaaacaagaTGACAAGAATGAAAAAAAGCCTAATTCTTGAGCAGAAATGAAGAAGTAGAAAAATAGAGCGGAGCTCAGCTAATGTTTGTAAGTTGTAACTAAATTAATAAGCGGCCAGGGCCAGCTATTCTGGCAGGTTGCTCGTGTTCTTTGATCCATCTTTGTTGATGAAAGCAAAGCTTTGTTTGTTCATGTTTGCATGTTCGAACTGAAACTTTATGGTCCATGTTCGAGGTTCCACCTTACATCTCCCCTTAAAAtataatgtattttattattgCATATAATATTTGTTGGTTAGAACTGTTATTAATGGTTATAGTTGTACGACACTGATATCACTTTTGCTTTGAACTAATGCCATATTTTACTATTTTCTCACTTTTGGTAATTGGTAGCTTTTGTCTCGAGTTTATGTCTTCTTATTAAATAAAGGatttttcaactttaaaaaatcatttaataatggCTAATTTTTACAATtaggataaaaatataattaataaatattgagggttaaatttattattatgtcaattaAAAAATAGTCACATTGCTCTTCCATCAGTCATCTATTGACTAGATGACCCAAAAAAACACAATCCTGAATAGTCAAGTGACCcaattgtaactttttaaagttgagtgatcaaaacaataacttacaaataattaaataactaatgatataatttatccaaatatttatgtataattttttaaatgtaacATCATAGCTTCAAGAATGAAGAAAATATTTCTTTATCTATTATACATAAAAGTACCAACTCTAAAAGTGTAAATAGTGATAGACATATTTGCCcttgataatttttacaattaattATCTAATCATGCatgcttaattaaaaaaaaactattaataaaatatatattacctTTGATATTAAAGTCCTTATTAAACTAAATTACttaattgtttaaaatattaatcaaatatattatcattCCTATTAACATTAAACTTTTTATTAAAGTGAAAATTCTTTTAGATTAGACTCCCATGAAGGCGAAAGGGAAAATAGTGTTACATGTTACTTTTAGATTAACAAGATTGCTCTACTATTATGTTATATGGTACGAAGGAATACGAGAAAGCATGTGTCAATGCCTAACACTTCCATGATGCATGCAACAGGATCACTGAAATAGTTCGACATATATTTTTCAAggatttattttcctattttctaTCAAATGGATCTTTTAATATGTATAGATCGAGGTCTTAAGAGCTAAGTAAATAGAGGCATGCCTAAAAAATCTACATTCATGGAATGTGGTACGTATATTAAAGATAATTTATTATTAGAATCTAAAAAATTGATGGCTGATTTTGTTGATGAAGCTAATTATAGATTACATAAATTAGTTGATTCCcactaaaagaattttttttttaaatgtgctaCTTGAGAGATTTAAAAAAGGAGGAATCGTGATCGCATTTGAACTATATGAACTTCATATTTACTTAGATAATAGTGTTTGAGAATCCCCTTTAACACTTCGAATGCAATAACTTTTCAAAACATTGTTGATCTATGAGGAGAAGTAGTATTGATGACAGAATCACTCATGGAAGTTATGACTATGGTAAAATGACTATGATGATTTTAACTAGTTAGTTAAGTCATATTAAGGAGGTTTCCATACTCAATCGCAATGGTTGTTTGTTCCCAATTAGATTTTTAGAATGAGAAGATGTGTTGACATTAGTTCATTATTTTTGTCTATAAAATGATTCTAAGTAACTCATATCTCTAGCGCCATTGGACATTGAATCAAGTGGCTTTATTGATTAGAGAAAGAAGCTAGAAAAGGTAGAAGAACAATTCCATATTAGAggtgaagagaatgaaaaaaaagatgTAGCGTATTTAATGAACCAGCTTTGGGGATTTTAAATGTCTAACATAACACTAAAGAAAAGGGAGCATATGATCAAGTGTGAGCACATATGCATTGATAAAGAGTAGACGTTGAGCATCCATATGGGGCAACTATCAAGAAATAATGCTAATAAAAATGGTCAACAAAAGATGAAGTAGAGCTTAGTATACCAATATtggaatttgataaattatggacttttttaattaatgtaagcTTAAGTTCTTTGAGGGTCTAATTCAACTAGTGAAGTAATTATTGAACCTTGAAGAATGAAAGTAGATATAATAGCCTTTAAATTAATGAAGTGAATGGTGAAAGGTTAACTTAAAGAATGATTGAAGAGGATAaaagttaataattaaaaagaagaaaagtgAAGACTCAATGTTTCTTAAGTGGAAATGAGATTAgatatcaagttgatttaaaaAGGTGGAATTATTATCGCATTTGAACTATATGAACTTCATATCTATTTGGATAATGGTGCTCAGAATCTCTTTTAATATCTAGAATACGATAACTTTTGGAAAGATAGTATCAGTGGAAGAATCACTCATGGAAGTTACAACTACGGTAAAATAACCgagtattttaattaattaattaagttatataaGGAGGTTTCCATACTCAATCGCAAAGGTTATTAGTTCTCAATTAGAGTTTTAGAATTCAGAGATGTGTTGGCATTAGTTCACTATTTTTGTCTATAAAATATTATAAGTAATCCATATCCCTAGTGTCACTGGACGATGAATCAAGTGGCTTTTTTTATTGGAGAAAGAAGTTGGAAAAGGTGGAGGAACAAATCCATTTCAGACGTGAAGATAATGAAAGAGAAGATGAGACATATTCAATGAACCaattttggggattttaaatGTCTTACATAACAATGAAGAAAAAGAGCATATTATCGAGTGCAAACACATATGCATTAATAAAGAACAGACGTTGAATAATGCTAATAAAAATTGTCAACGGAGATGAAGTAGAGCTTAGTATACCAATAATGGATTTTGATATATCATAAGCTTCTTTGATTAATGTAAGCCCAAATTTATTGAGGGTCCTAATAAACTTTGGAGAATGAAAGTAAATAGAATAACCCTTAAATTAATAAAGTGGACAGCAAGAGGTTGATCTAAAAAATGATTGAAGAGGATAAAAgctcataactaaaaaggaaagtGAAGACTCTTAAAGATATCGAAGATGCACTTTAGTCAAAAGTgactaaaaaaattaagaaagaaaagaaacattaAAAGGAGGACAAAGGTGCAAACACGGGTTAACAAAAGTGAAAAATACACGAATGAATATCTTATCAATATCGTaggagaatttttcacaaaaactTCAAGTAAACATGGAGGGTCGACAAGCTCATCGAATTACAAATTGTGATGACCAGGTAAATAGTCAATGAACGGATTAATCTTGAAATTGAGGATAGTACtggagtttataattaatatttaataatatttaattaatttgtaacaATGTTtactttctaaaaaaattatatacattgtGACAATTATGGCGTGTcagattatatttttaattaatttaataattttatacgtaaattttttattattttaattattatgaatttatatctttatataattaagtaatttttacgcattattatttataattaattattttagttagtCAATAACTTATGAATGAATCTTATATatcaaaaaaaatcaatcaaattattattttggcatgtaacattattatttgtaaaaagattattttaaacttatgatcaattaattatttgaatataaaatatcTTCAAACCTAGAAATGTGAGCATTTTTACTTTGACATAATAAGTTAGCCCCTAAAGTTTACCTCTTTTATCACTTTTGCCCTAATTCCTTTTTTTGAACCCTTTGgccctttctttcaaaattttataaattatatgaattgttttatgttattattttaccaaataaacatttaaatattaattatattaagttttttttctaaTATCTATTATGTTTATTATTCAACATAAACAGTGTAATATCCTTCAAATTGCACGTGAgttaaaactaatatatataaagGTAAACTATACTCAAGGTCACCAACTATTAGTAAGcttatattttggtcactaattttaaaaagttacaaattaaAAGACATATAACAGGTGCATGTATTATTACTTTTATGCATTTTTTAACATTCTTttacatgattaattataaagtttATAAGTCTAAGaagtttaattaatcaatatgagctatcaaattaaattaattaatttatcacgaGTTACTAATTTCAAGTAATTTATTTAGAAGTTTATAATGTTCCAAATCCATAATACAACTTAATAGTTTCTTGAATTGATATCTTTAATTTCACTAATaaagattattttcatttaataaatatgattaatagattttttcacgtaaaatttaattattttattaaaataatattttaattaaaattattttcatttaataaataataattaataggcTTACttatatgaaatattaaaattttacttaaaaatttagatcatatgatattataaagaattaatttaataatttaataactatggATGCTCTTGTTATAAGTGAAAAGCTATTACAGagagttaaaataaaacataaaaaaaaatcaattcttttaaaaaaaccttTACTATTATAGTAAAATGTTGTTATAGTGAACAAATGTTATATAGAGAAGGTTGACTTGACGGTACTACTACTGACAGAAGTGTATCTACAACTTCATTCAAGTGAACCTTATCAAAATCAATTTAGATGTGTTCAATATAGAGTAGAGATCTCTAATCAGTGTCAAAAGTTGAAAGAAAATTACAtactaaaaattatttcataCTTAGTTTCCATTACAAGGTCAATGCCCCTCCCCTGGATAGTTCCCTTTTCTCTGCTACTTCCAAATCAAAGTGCTTCAGAGAAACGCAAATCTGCTGGACCAGGACCCAAAATCCCCTTCTGCTCACTTATCTTCCCTAGTCCATGAGGTGGAGGTGGTGGAGCCGGAGTCGGAGCTGGAGCTGGAGCTGGAGCCGatggtggaggtggaggtggaggtggctGCTCTGCTTGTCCATTCATCTCATCTTCTCCCCACCCAGCCCCTTCCCACTGGCTCTACAACAATTAACCAAATGCAGTAAATACACAATCAAGTGTATCCATGAATCTTATACTATGTTACTCGGACTAGGAGGTGATTGTCGAATGTCAATGTCTCATATTTTTGGAGGATAAACCTCCGTAGTGTTGTCTGTCATATATGTCTGTGTTGGACACAGATACTTCTAGAAAAATGTAAAGTCAGATCAACATATTTCTTATGAGATGAAGCTTAGTCCCTACTCGGCTACTCCCTAACGATCTTATTTACAACCATGTCAAAAGAGAAAGTAAGATCCTTCCCTCCTTGATATAGAGAAATTATCCAATACAACAACTATGGTCAACGACCTATCATATATGGAACTTGAATGAGAATTCTAAACTAGGGGCctttgggaaaagaaaaaaatgtatcCTGATCTAATAGGTTAATGTCAGAAATACTTGCCTCATCATTGTCATAACTACTGTCTGGCAATAATGGGGTTGCAAGTGGGGGGACAACATCTGGATCAGGTTTTTGAAATATAAATGTTGTATAGAGACCTGCAGAAGAAAACCAGCAGCAAAAAATATTAGATCTTGAATATGAAATGCCAAAGCAACAAGAGAGGTAATAAAGCAATCACCTAAAACATCGTAAGATCGAGGAAGAAGTCGCCCTCGTGGATCAAGAAGATTTGGACCTGCATTCATCATCATGCCTGCAAACAGTGATCTGTGAAAGAAATGACATTAACAGTTAAGAACAACATCATTATTAAAAAACTGATGGAGGCCCAATGAAGCATTCATTGAACTCGGTGGAAAAGTTTTGAATAGAGATTCGCCTACTTGTTATCATCGTAAAATTCAGTTAAGTTTTGAATCTCCACATATTCAAGACCAGCTTCTCTAGCCAACCTGAGTAGCACAGCAGATTAGATGTTGATTACTGGATTGCATATATGTCAAGTACAAGGGATTAACATATTTATACAATTAAACAAAAGAAGGTAAAAGTTTATTAATGATATAAGCTAACCCTCCCATGTGGAAGGTTAgtcaatgaaaaaaaaaatcgaagtTCACCTTCCCATGCAAGCTTCCAGAGTTGTAGACTAAAAGAGGCATACCAGGAAGTAGTATGGTAAGTTTAAGGTACAACCAATAGAGGACAACCAACCTGATTAAACTTGGAAAATGAACCAAGCAATGGGTCTCAGCAGCAACATCACTCGAGAATTTCAACTGGTATTTCTTTCCAAACAACGGAAACCTGGATTCAATAGAATGAAGCAAAATGTTTCAATTAAATAACCCAAATatgatacatttaaaaaaaattagaagcaTCTAAAATTCATACATACTTCTCTTCCTCAATTTCAAAGGTGATCATGTAATTCTCAGACCGAATGCAATTGGGAACGATGTTGGGCTTCATGCTGCTACTTCTGTTGTGGTATGCTTCAACATTCTTCTGGTACTTTGCCCTGTACATACACAATAACAAATTCTTATGCTTTGCTCCAAATGGAACCTTCATTAAAGCAATATCTCACATGGAAAATATGGAAATGATCACAAGGTGACAAAGGGCAACCATGCACCAAAAGATAGGTGTAACTTTTAGAACTAGTAGCATAACTgaaagatataaaataaaataaaaatcatccaaaaagATAGAGCCTTCATCAAATAGGATATTGACCAACGTTGGTAAAAAACAAAGACAAGAAGGATCTAAATGATGCAGCACAGCTGATGGTCCCCTGACTTAAATGGCCAAAATTGAAACCAGAACTTCTCCATAAATAAGGCTGAAGTGAGAAGCTTAGTTCTAGGTGAATCTAAATGTTCCACAATTACTGGAAGCTAGAAATTTTAGATCTCAATCTAAATCGCATCAGCACATCGGACACTAATGTAGATTCTACTTGCTCTGATATTAAGCTGGTAAAAATGTATATGGATCCCAACAATGAGCTTGCAAATTACGTGTGTGTACCCCATGCACAAGTGCAAGGAGAGAGCAGAGCATGCCGAAATATTAAAGGTTAAGTGTGATACAACTCATTTTTATCGGAATATTAAGTGTTCTAACATCAACGGATTGTTGAAAATTGGGACTCTCAATCCTATAAAAGTTGAATTTCTAGTCTGCACATGATTAAGTTGAATTTCTAGTCTGCACATGATTAAGTTTGTTGATCGGGACATATTAAATAATCAACTTGATAATAACAAGAATTTTCAAACTAGAGAGAAACTAAAGCACACTAAAATGTTTACACAATCACCTCCCAGAAACAGGTGCAGCAGTAaccagaagaaaaaaaaaggaaaatacacAAATCCAGAAACAGCGGTATTTGCCAATCACTTTTTCATACCATATGGTAGATGAGTCAGGAGTAATACCGAAAAAATAACCCCCTGGTTTCAACAAAAATGACACATTACTTAGAAGTCTCCTTGCTTTGTCTTCAGTTTCAAATCTTAACTGCAAATAGAAGAATAGAAATGCACTTCAGATTCATCATATTTGTTCACAAGACAAATCAAAACCCAATGTTCACAACTTAAACTACACAAAATACCTGCAAATGCTGCAAGCAACAGACAAGATCAGCCTGAATGTCCTTCTCTTGCAACAGGGTTTCCAAATTATCCTGTCAAATGAATGTGCAGTCAAGGGCAGGAGAAGAGAAAAGCATTGAATAGATTCAACCTTTTTAAAAGTTAAAGGCCAAACAGCCACTTTTACCAgaatatttttctctcttttcacaAATAATTAACTTAGAGAACATTTTTATGCCATccagaaacaaaaaataaacactAACTCCGTATACAGCACTGATAACATCATTCAAAGATCAAAAACATAAATCAAAATGGTTTCAGCATTTACCACAAAGTAATGAATGGATCTAGTCCTCTACTATAAACTACCAAAAAACAAACCATTTCCATCTTTACCGACAAAATGCATATACTTGTGCTATAAGATGAGGAAGAATGCATCCTCAGCAAAATTCGTACTAATATTACTGAAACAGACACTCAGGGTGAAGAGGGGAAAAAAAAGGCAAGAATAAGTATACATTCTTAAACAGAcctaaaagaaaatcaaagaaatttcatctagtttcaaaggaaaaagaaagcatAGCTCCACATCTAAATGTTCATACACACATGGGAAGACATCAGCATATTGACCAAATGGGGTGTAGTAAAAGAAGCTCACGGTGCAAGGATCAGCCTCAAAGAACTCAGAAGTGAAGCTTTTGCGCTGACTCTCCCATGCTTCCCTCACTTCATTTATCCCAGATGACACAACATCTGCAATTAACATCCATTTTTAACATGAACTGTCAGTCACATATAATCACAAGAATGATAACCAACCTATCATGACCTTAACCCTTGGTTTCAATTTCCAGTGCAAGATTAACAATGACTTACTAGGGACAAGAAAATCACTCATCACATCAATGATTTCATCATCAAAATAAGCAATTCAAACCCATTTTAACAATTATCATTAACCATCAATGCACACATAAACGTAACCACAAGTTGAGAACTATGAACCTATATATTGAACAGTTGGCACTTCCACTTTACATTagaaaaagcaaaaataaaatagaaaaactacCAACCAACCAAACCAAAAGAACCCTAAATTAATAATCGAAAATGTTACGCTTAAATGGGTACTTGTGTTTACTACAATGTTGCATGTCCTTGAAATTtacttaatataaataaataaataaataaagtaatgaGATGAAGGTGTTCGTGAAAATTCCATACCAATTCCAACATAATGACTGATTTGAGCTCCATCCCATTTCTCCGCATCAGCTCCGCCGCCGCAATACAAGTCGCAGaccttcaatatttacaaaaaggagttaaaatatgaaaaataaaatatacccATTTGAAAATAGGAAGTAAGGAAGTGAGAGAGGTGAAAGAGAGAGACGGTGGCATATGGATGGACAAAGATTTTGATGAGGGCGGTTTTAGCGAACTCGTAGAGTTTATGGTGAATCGACTCGGCTCTGGGTACTGGTACTGGTACTGGTACTGGATACCCACTCATTTCTTCCTCTGCTttcttcttttccctttttcatgTACCCACTTCAGTCAAATGGATTGTGTCTTGCCTGGCTAAAAAACGAGAGGAGAAAAGCAATGCCGATATATCGACTCCAATAAAGGA
Coding sequences within it:
- the LOC107915773 gene encoding mRNA cap guanine-N7 methyltransferase 2 — encoded protein: MSGYPVPVPVPVPRAESIHHKLYEFAKTALIKIFVHPYATVCDLYCGGGADAEKWDGAQISHYVGIDVVSSGINEVREAWESQRKSFTSEFFEADPCTDNLETLLQEKDIQADLVCCLQHLQLRFETEDKARRLLSNVSFLLKPGGYFFGITPDSSTIWAKYQKNVEAYHNRSSSMKPNIVPNCIRSENYMITFEIEEEKFPLFGKKYQLKFSSDVAAETHCLVHFPSLIRLAREAGLEYVEIQNLTEFYDDNKSLFAGMMMNAGPNLLDPRGRLLPRSYDVLGLYTTFIFQKPDPDVVPPLATPLLPDSSYDNDESQWEGAGWGEDEMNGQAEQPPPPPPPPSAPAPAPAPTPAPPPPPHGLGKISEQKGILGPGPADLRFSEAL